A window of the Synechococcus sp. LTW-R genome harbors these coding sequences:
- a CDS encoding peptidylprolyl isomerase: MSTPLTVVTLEQLAGWGLLQQVQRESCIDQLIHEVRPPDANQLETLQKQWLQSHGIPNQRALHGWLNQQGLNEESWTKLITRPWLWQQWCQGQFKDQITSYYLKRKSQLDHVSYSLLRVRERTLATELYLRIKEGEATFEQVASEYSAGPERNSGGQLGPVPMQQPHPVLARLLQVSSPGQLWSPKQLENWWIVVRLNQLHATELDTKTAQQLALELGDQHLKQLLELSNPTRDNPQDSA; this comes from the coding sequence CAACAAGTGCAGCGTGAGTCATGCATTGACCAGCTCATCCACGAGGTAAGACCACCCGATGCCAATCAGTTAGAGACATTGCAAAAACAATGGCTCCAATCTCATGGCATCCCTAATCAGAGAGCGCTCCACGGATGGCTTAATCAGCAAGGCCTCAATGAAGAAAGCTGGACTAAGCTGATCACACGACCCTGGCTCTGGCAGCAGTGGTGCCAAGGACAGTTCAAAGACCAAATCACCAGCTACTACCTCAAGCGAAAATCACAGCTGGATCACGTGAGCTACTCATTGCTTCGCGTACGAGAGAGGACACTCGCGACGGAGCTCTATCTGCGCATCAAGGAAGGGGAAGCGACCTTCGAGCAGGTGGCCTCCGAGTATTCAGCCGGCCCCGAGCGCAACAGCGGCGGCCAACTCGGTCCGGTCCCCATGCAGCAACCCCACCCGGTCCTGGCCCGACTCCTGCAGGTCAGCAGCCCCGGCCAGCTCTGGTCCCCGAAGCAGCTAGAGAACTGGTGGATCGTGGTGCGCCTTAACCAACTCCATGCAACCGAGCTCGATACCAAAACGGCCCAACAGCTCGCTCTGGAGCTGGGCGACCAGCATCTCAAGCAGCTCTTGGAACTTTCCAACCCAACCCGAGACAATCCCCAAGACTCTGCATAA
- a CDS encoding peptidase domain-containing ABC transporter has translation MVDAPPIRLFEGWGPLSSLPQDLQEQLQPQLRSISLQPGEMLYDFEHLPPGVLYLQQGQLRLLGIDQRNELFTLERYNSGQLVGAELLLRGIPGQALAASTAVHASLLPAELFLQLVQQHPALLRGFRGLQPAELYAVTASLNDPRLPPPQELLQWAREECSAGLKVELLPPGEQPLNDAAGRWLISSGNIEGKTPGTLLQGAAKLTVLGRLPARLLPVPAHWPPQRQQEPSSQVAPAPSEPTPSLQLQREALEDWYGRLRDDGTFPQHNSTGPVEEPLACLRMLSRHFDLPFRRDVLRRVLDDQLQRAGNAGLGLQQLAAICDLLGLRCTPLEPSGTQLLERLPLPALCVLNGHPVVFWQQRNSQLLVGDPLRGQQWVSCDELLRQSQGEAIRLLYLEANASTPKARFGLSWFIPAIRKHRNSLIQVVVASFFVQLLGLFNPLLIQQIIDAVISQGNFASLNVLGTLLVAMAFAQALMGALRTYLFSDTTNRIDISLGATIIHHLLRLPLGYFAKRPVGEVSSRISELEKIRRFLTGTALTVLLDAVFSVIYIGVMLLYSVQLTFWALAVLPFFVALTMGVAPVIRRQLRQQAEANARVQSHLVETLSGMETVKGQGMELPSEWRWEQLYGGQIQAGFRNTVTSTAAGSASQFLEQISGLLVIWIGATLVLKGQLTLGQLIAFRILSGYVTSPLLRLAGLWQNFQETALSLERLSDIVDHREEIEIAGENLPPLPPIQGAITYEGVNFRFASSGPLQLLNVSFEIKHGEFVGIVGSSGSGKSTLLKLLTRLFDPLEGTIRVDGYDISKVDLYSLRSQIGVVPQDSLLFDGTVQANIALTRPEASFEEISGAAQVACAHDFIQALPAGYSSSVGERGAALSGGQRQRMAIARMVLKRPRLLVMDEATSALDVDTERQVTRNLAEVYHGSTVLFITHRLGSLRHADRILVMHQGAVVEQGTHSELMALAGRYATLYQQQEAGLE, from the coding sequence ATGGTAGATGCTCCTCCTATACGGCTCTTTGAAGGCTGGGGGCCCCTCTCGTCCCTTCCTCAAGACCTGCAGGAGCAACTGCAACCGCAGCTGCGGAGCATCAGCCTGCAGCCCGGCGAGATGCTCTACGACTTTGAGCACCTACCCCCCGGCGTTCTCTACCTCCAGCAGGGACAACTTCGCCTACTGGGGATAGATCAGCGCAATGAACTCTTCACCCTGGAGCGCTACAACAGCGGCCAACTTGTTGGCGCTGAATTACTGCTCCGTGGAATCCCCGGCCAGGCCCTTGCGGCCTCCACGGCAGTGCATGCCTCTCTCCTACCGGCCGAGCTCTTCCTGCAGCTGGTTCAGCAGCATCCGGCGCTGCTCCGCGGCTTCCGGGGGCTCCAACCTGCTGAGCTCTACGCAGTAACGGCATCCCTCAATGACCCACGGCTGCCGCCCCCCCAAGAGCTGCTGCAATGGGCCCGCGAGGAGTGCAGTGCAGGGCTCAAGGTTGAGCTACTGCCCCCGGGAGAGCAGCCGCTCAACGATGCCGCCGGTCGCTGGCTGATCAGCAGCGGCAACATCGAAGGCAAGACCCCGGGCACCCTGCTGCAGGGGGCCGCCAAGCTCACCGTGCTGGGCCGTCTCCCAGCGCGTTTATTACCGGTCCCAGCCCACTGGCCGCCCCAGCGCCAACAGGAACCGAGCAGCCAGGTGGCACCAGCCCCAAGTGAGCCCACCCCGAGCCTGCAGCTCCAGCGGGAGGCCCTTGAAGACTGGTACGGGCGGCTGCGGGATGACGGCACCTTTCCTCAGCACAACAGCACAGGCCCCGTCGAGGAGCCCCTGGCATGCCTGCGGATGCTCTCGCGGCACTTCGATCTGCCCTTCCGCCGCGATGTCCTGCGGCGGGTGCTCGACGACCAGCTCCAACGGGCCGGGAACGCGGGACTCGGCCTGCAGCAACTGGCGGCCATCTGCGATCTACTCGGCCTGCGCTGCACGCCGCTCGAACCCTCCGGCACTCAACTGTTGGAGCGCCTGCCGTTACCGGCCTTATGCGTCCTCAACGGCCATCCGGTCGTCTTCTGGCAGCAGCGGAACAGTCAACTGCTCGTCGGCGATCCCCTTCGCGGCCAGCAATGGGTTTCCTGCGACGAGCTCCTGCGCCAGAGCCAGGGTGAGGCGATTCGGCTGCTCTATCTGGAGGCCAACGCCAGCACCCCCAAGGCCCGTTTTGGCCTCAGTTGGTTCATCCCGGCCATCCGCAAGCACCGCAACAGCCTCATCCAAGTGGTGGTGGCGAGCTTCTTCGTGCAGCTGCTGGGGCTCTTCAACCCGCTGCTAATCCAGCAAATCATCGACGCGGTCATCAGCCAGGGAAATTTCGCCAGCCTCAACGTGCTCGGAACCCTGCTGGTGGCGATGGCCTTCGCCCAGGCCCTTATGGGCGCCCTGCGCACCTACCTCTTCTCGGACACCACCAACCGGATCGATATCTCGCTTGGGGCCACGATCATTCACCACCTGCTGCGGCTGCCCCTGGGGTATTTCGCAAAGCGGCCGGTGGGCGAAGTCAGCAGCCGCATCTCCGAGCTGGAGAAGATACGTCGCTTCCTCACCGGCACCGCACTGACGGTGCTGCTGGATGCGGTCTTCTCGGTGATCTATATCGGCGTGATGCTGCTCTATTCAGTGCAGCTGACTTTCTGGGCCCTTGCCGTTCTGCCCTTCTTTGTCGCCCTGACCATGGGGGTAGCGCCGGTCATCCGCCGGCAACTGCGCCAGCAGGCCGAGGCCAATGCTCGGGTCCAGAGCCATCTCGTGGAAACCCTCTCCGGCATGGAGACCGTGAAGGGCCAAGGGATGGAGCTGCCCAGCGAGTGGCGCTGGGAGCAGCTCTATGGCGGCCAGATCCAGGCCGGCTTCCGCAACACCGTCACCAGCACCGCAGCCGGCTCCGCCAGCCAATTCCTCGAGCAGATCTCGGGCCTGCTCGTGATCTGGATAGGCGCGACCCTGGTGCTCAAGGGGCAACTCACCCTGGGGCAACTGATCGCCTTCCGGATCCTCTCGGGCTATGTCACCAGCCCCCTGCTGCGGCTGGCAGGCCTCTGGCAGAACTTCCAGGAAACAGCGCTTTCGCTGGAGCGGTTGTCCGACATCGTCGACCACCGCGAGGAGATCGAGATCGCCGGCGAGAACCTGCCGCCGCTGCCACCCATTCAGGGCGCGATCACCTACGAGGGCGTCAATTTCCGCTTCGCCAGCAGCGGGCCGCTGCAGCTGCTGAACGTCAGCTTTGAGATCAAGCACGGGGAGTTCGTCGGCATCGTCGGCAGCAGCGGCTCCGGCAAGAGCACCCTGCTGAAGCTGCTCACCAGGCTCTTTGATCCGCTGGAGGGAACGATCCGCGTCGACGGCTACGACATCTCCAAGGTGGATCTCTACTCCCTGCGCTCCCAGATCGGCGTCGTGCCGCAGGACAGCCTGCTCTTTGACGGCACCGTGCAGGCCAACATCGCCCTGACCCGGCCCGAGGCGAGCTTCGAGGAGATCTCCGGCGCAGCCCAGGTGGCCTGTGCCCACGACTTCATCCAGGCCCTACCGGCCGGCTACAGCAGCTCGGTCGGTGAGCGGGGGGCAGCCCTCTCCGGTGGCCAGCGCCAACGCATGGCCATCGCCCGGATGGTGCTCAAACGCCCGCGGCTGCTGGTCATGGATGAGGCCACCAGCGCGCTCGATGTGGACACCGAGCGCCAGGTCACACGCAACCTCGCCGAGGTTTACCACGGCAGCACCGTGCTGTTCATCACCCATCGTCTCGGCAGCCTGCGTCATGCCGATCGAATCCTCGTCATGCACCAAGGCGCCGTGGTGGAGCAAGGGACCCACAGCGAGCTGATGGCCCTGGCCGGGCGCTACGCGACGTTGTACCAACAGCAGGAAGCAGGACTCGAATGA
- a CDS encoding HlyD family secretion protein: MRYRAAPTWARALLWAMVGSVGFGIVYACIARIDEVVTATGELQALGAERPIKAPAPGVVSAIPVKEGQLVEKDQVLLQFDPEVNDHRLRSLEEQERLEKRRFSEQNLAFKAREESLAAKTRSLKATANTEREILKRIAPLAEQGGIQIVQFLQQKNRLQELQSEIAQTEANRREVQSEALKAKQESLKELGNIERQLTETRKASEYESLRSPLKGRVFDLMPASPGYAAASGETLLKVVPDGAVEAKVFLTNADVGFVKRDMPAQVRVDAYPFTQFGNIPGVLKSIGTEVLPADQQHPQPRFPALVVLKQQYLERNGKRYQVRPGQSVSVNLIVRNKPVISLLTDAVEKAWDALRGIKSDQN, from the coding sequence GTGCGTTACAGGGCAGCCCCCACCTGGGCCCGGGCCCTGCTCTGGGCGATGGTCGGCAGCGTGGGCTTTGGGATTGTCTACGCCTGCATCGCCCGGATTGATGAGGTCGTCACCGCCACCGGCGAACTCCAGGCCCTAGGGGCCGAACGGCCGATCAAGGCGCCCGCACCGGGGGTCGTCAGCGCGATCCCCGTCAAGGAAGGGCAGCTGGTTGAGAAGGACCAGGTGTTGCTCCAGTTCGATCCCGAGGTCAACGACCATCGTCTGCGCTCACTCGAGGAACAGGAACGACTTGAGAAGCGCCGGTTCAGCGAGCAAAACCTGGCCTTCAAGGCGCGGGAAGAGAGCCTGGCCGCCAAGACCAGGAGCCTGAAGGCCACGGCCAACACAGAGCGGGAGATCCTCAAACGCATCGCCCCCTTGGCCGAGCAGGGCGGGATCCAGATCGTCCAGTTCCTGCAGCAAAAAAACCGCCTCCAGGAACTGCAATCAGAGATCGCACAAACCGAAGCGAACCGCCGGGAGGTGCAGTCAGAAGCCCTAAAGGCCAAGCAGGAAAGCCTCAAGGAGCTGGGCAACATCGAGCGACAGCTCACGGAAACCCGCAAAGCGAGCGAATACGAATCCCTGCGCTCCCCCCTGAAGGGCCGGGTATTTGACCTGATGCCGGCTAGCCCCGGCTATGCGGCCGCCAGTGGCGAGACTCTGCTGAAGGTGGTCCCGGATGGGGCCGTGGAAGCCAAGGTCTTCTTGACCAACGCCGATGTGGGCTTCGTTAAGCGAGACATGCCCGCTCAGGTGCGTGTCGATGCCTACCCCTTCACCCAATTCGGGAACATACCTGGAGTTCTCAAATCAATCGGGACAGAAGTGCTGCCGGCCGATCAGCAGCACCCGCAGCCCCGTTTTCCTGCCCTGGTGGTGCTCAAGCAGCAGTACCTCGAGCGCAACGGGAAGCGCTACCAGGTACGACCCGGCCAAAGCGTCTCGGTGAATCTGATCGTGCGCAACAAACCCGTGATCAGCCTGCTGACCGATGCGGTGGAGAAGGCCTGGGATGCCCTACGCGGCATCAAGTCCGATCAGAACTGA
- a CDS encoding alpha/beta hydrolase, translating into MRRVLALAALLAASTGLAPAIAAPQEPYPALQLTTGADVWSIPYAALEQFINEGTFSDQRLMQLVIRSGWPEADLRVALAKPYSVDYLALSRFLNSKAGEAFLVQQSQAYKPLKSSGKVGIEALRYAILENAKSGTLSAMGILKQLPVPMAFNLSGPPIVRCSSLPCDKPEQCRSVLSWWIFLPACLQAAAMNG; encoded by the coding sequence ATGCGGCGCGTTCTGGCTCTGGCGGCCCTGCTGGCCGCCTCCACTGGTCTCGCTCCGGCCATCGCTGCTCCCCAGGAGCCATATCCGGCCCTTCAGCTCACCACGGGAGCCGATGTCTGGAGCATCCCCTACGCGGCGCTCGAGCAGTTCATCAACGAGGGCACCTTCAGTGACCAGCGCTTGATGCAGCTGGTGATCCGCTCGGGTTGGCCCGAAGCCGACCTGCGGGTGGCCCTGGCCAAGCCCTACAGCGTGGATTACCTCGCCCTCTCGCGCTTCTTGAACTCCAAGGCGGGCGAGGCGTTTCTGGTGCAGCAGAGCCAGGCCTACAAGCCGCTGAAGTCCAGCGGAAAGGTCGGGATTGAAGCGCTGCGCTACGCGATTCTCGAGAACGCCAAGTCCGGCACGCTGTCGGCGATGGGGATCCTGAAGCAGCTGCCGGTGCCGATGGCCTTCAACCTGAGCGGCCCGCCGATCGTGCGTTGCTCGTCGCTGCCCTGCGACAAGCCGGAGCAGTGCCGCTCGGTGCTGAGCTGGTGGATCTTCCTGCCGGCCTGCCTCCAGGCCGCGGCAATGAACGGCTGA
- the lepA gene encoding translation elongation factor 4, translated as MTDVPASRIRNFCIIAHIDHGKSTLADRLLQDTGTVAVRDMQEQFLDNMELERERGITIKLQAARMEYKAADGETYILNLIDTPGHVDFSYEVSRSLQACEGALLVVDASQGVEAQTLANVYLALENDLEIIPVLNKIDLPGADPDRISEEIEAIIGLDCTGAIPCSAKSGLGVPEILQAVVDRVPPPPDRVQEPLRALIFDSYYDPYRGVIVYFRVISGSISTKDKVLLMASKKTYELDEVGVMAPDQRKVDSLQAGEVGYLAASIKAVADARVGDTITLVNNPAEAPLPGYTEAKPMVFCGLFPTDADQYPDLRDALDKLQLSDAALKYEPETSSAMGFGFRCGFLGLLHMEIVQERLEREYNLDLIVTAPSVIYQVNMLDGQTLMVDNPATLPDPQKRESIEEPYVKLEIYTPNTYNGTLMELCQERRGEFIDMKFITTERVTLHYEMPLAEVVTDFFDQMKSRTKGYASMEYSLIGYRKNDLVRLDVLINAERADPLTTIVHRDKAYNVGKGLVEKLKELIPRQQFKIPIQASIGSRVIASESISAMRKDVLAKCYGGDISRKKKLLQKQAKGKKRMKAMGKVEVPQEAFMAVLKLNQ; from the coding sequence ATGACCGACGTCCCCGCTTCACGGATCCGCAATTTCTGCATCATTGCCCACATCGACCACGGGAAGTCGACCCTGGCCGATCGCCTGCTCCAGGACACCGGCACGGTGGCGGTCCGGGACATGCAGGAGCAGTTCCTGGACAACATGGAGCTCGAGCGGGAGCGGGGGATCACGATCAAGCTCCAGGCCGCGCGCATGGAGTACAAGGCGGCCGACGGCGAGACCTACATCCTCAACTTGATCGACACCCCCGGTCACGTTGACTTCTCCTATGAGGTGAGCCGCTCCCTGCAGGCCTGTGAAGGCGCGCTGCTGGTGGTGGACGCCAGCCAGGGCGTTGAAGCGCAGACCCTGGCCAACGTTTATCTGGCTTTAGAGAACGACCTGGAGATCATTCCGGTCCTCAACAAGATCGATTTGCCAGGCGCCGATCCCGATCGGATCAGCGAAGAGATCGAAGCGATCATTGGCCTGGACTGCACCGGGGCGATTCCCTGTTCGGCCAAGAGCGGCTTGGGCGTGCCCGAGATCCTGCAGGCCGTCGTGGACCGAGTGCCCCCGCCGCCGGATCGGGTGCAGGAACCCCTTCGGGCGCTGATCTTTGACTCCTATTACGACCCCTACCGCGGGGTGATCGTCTACTTCCGGGTGATCTCGGGCTCGATCAGCACCAAGGACAAGGTGCTGCTGATGGCCAGCAAGAAGACCTATGAACTCGATGAAGTCGGGGTGATGGCCCCGGACCAGCGCAAGGTCGACAGTCTCCAGGCCGGTGAGGTGGGCTATCTGGCGGCCTCGATCAAGGCCGTGGCCGATGCCCGCGTCGGCGACACGATCACCCTGGTTAACAACCCTGCTGAGGCGCCGCTGCCGGGTTACACCGAGGCCAAGCCGATGGTGTTCTGCGGCCTATTCCCGACCGACGCCGACCAGTACCCGGACCTGCGCGATGCCCTCGACAAGCTGCAGCTCAGCGATGCGGCCCTGAAGTACGAGCCGGAAACCAGCAGCGCGATGGGCTTCGGCTTCCGCTGCGGCTTCCTGGGTCTCCTGCACATGGAGATCGTTCAGGAGCGTCTGGAGCGCGAGTACAACCTCGATCTGATCGTCACCGCGCCCTCGGTGATCTATCAGGTGAACATGCTCGACGGGCAGACCTTGATGGTCGACAACCCGGCGACGCTGCCCGATCCCCAGAAGCGCGAATCGATCGAAGAGCCCTACGTGAAGCTCGAGATCTACACGCCGAACACCTACAACGGCACCCTGATGGAGCTCTGCCAGGAGCGCCGCGGTGAGTTCATCGATATGAAGTTCATCACCACCGAGCGGGTGACCTTGCACTACGAGATGCCCCTGGCGGAGGTGGTGACGGACTTCTTCGATCAGATGAAGTCGCGCACGAAGGGCTACGCCTCGATGGAGTATTCCCTGATCGGCTACCGCAAGAACGATCTGGTGCGCCTGGATGTCTTGATCAACGCCGAGCGGGCTGATCCCCTGACGACGATCGTGCACCGCGACAAGGCCTACAACGTGGGTAAGGGTCTGGTGGAGAAGCTCAAGGAGCTGATCCCCCGCCAGCAGTTCAAGATCCCGATCCAGGCCTCCATCGGCAGCCGGGTGATCGCGTCCGAGAGCATCAGCGCGATGCGCAAGGACGTGCTTGCCAAGTGCTACGGCGGGGACATCTCCCGGAAGAAGAAACTGCTGCAGAAGCAGGCCAAGGGCAAGAAGCGGATGAAGGCGATGGGCAAGGTCGAGGTGCCCCAAGAGGCCTTCATGGCCGTGCTGAAGCTGAACCAGTGA
- a CDS encoding NifU family protein, whose protein sequence is MSTETPAAAATENADPRALTIENVERTLDELRPYLMADGGNVEVVEIDGPIVKVRLQGACGSCPSSTMTLKMGIERKLREAIPEVSEVVQVL, encoded by the coding sequence ATGAGTACCGAAACCCCAGCAGCAGCGGCCACCGAAAACGCCGATCCCCGCGCCCTCACCATCGAGAACGTCGAGCGCACCCTCGATGAGCTCCGTCCCTATCTGATGGCCGACGGCGGCAACGTGGAAGTGGTGGAAATCGACGGCCCGATCGTGAAGGTGCGCCTGCAGGGCGCCTGCGGCTCCTGCCCCAGCAGCACCATGACCTTGAAGATGGGCATCGAGCGCAAGCTGCGCGAAGCCATCCCCGAAGTCAGCGAAGTCGTCCAGGTGCTCTGA
- the serS gene encoding serine--tRNA ligase, with protein MLDQRLLRENPELITEQLGRRGMKLDLTGLQLMARQERDLEEKRSNLQAEGNRIGKEVGLKIKGGSAPNSPEVQALRDEGNRIKQQVAVLEEEEKTLEAKLREELLTLPNLPSAEAPDGKDENDNVEIKTWGSPRAKKDWLEEHWQIAERLGLFETERSVRIAQSRFVTLMGLGARLERSLINFMLDLHGGKGYREVLPPIMVNSASLTGSGQLPKFAEESFRCAEDDLWLTPTAEVPVTSLHRGEVIPAEQLPLKYVAYTPCFRREAGSYGRDTRGLIRLHQFNKVELYWFCHPDHSADAHQQITADAEAVLEALELPYRKIELCTGDMGFSATRTYDLEVWLPGAGAYREISSCSVCGDFQARRSAIRCKEGKTTQLLHTLNGSGLAVGRTMAALLENGQQIDGSIKIPAALVPYFGAETIPAA; from the coding sequence GTGCTGGATCAGCGCCTGCTGCGCGAGAACCCTGAGCTGATCACCGAGCAGCTCGGGCGACGCGGCATGAAGCTCGATCTCACGGGCCTTCAACTGATGGCGCGCCAAGAGCGCGACCTCGAAGAAAAGCGCAGCAACCTCCAAGCCGAAGGCAACCGCATCGGCAAGGAGGTGGGCCTCAAGATCAAGGGCGGCTCGGCCCCCAACAGCCCCGAAGTCCAGGCCCTGCGGGACGAAGGCAACCGGATCAAGCAGCAGGTCGCGGTCCTTGAAGAGGAAGAGAAGACCCTCGAGGCCAAGCTCCGCGAGGAGCTGCTGACCCTGCCCAACCTGCCCTCCGCCGAGGCCCCCGACGGCAAGGACGAAAACGACAACGTCGAGATCAAAACCTGGGGCAGCCCCCGGGCCAAGAAGGACTGGCTCGAAGAGCACTGGCAGATCGCCGAGCGCCTTGGCCTCTTTGAAACCGAGCGCTCCGTGCGCATCGCCCAGAGCCGCTTTGTGACCCTGATGGGTCTCGGGGCGCGGCTCGAACGCTCACTGATCAACTTCATGCTCGACCTGCACGGCGGCAAGGGCTACCGCGAGGTCCTGCCGCCGATCATGGTCAACAGCGCCAGCCTCACCGGCTCTGGTCAGCTGCCCAAATTCGCCGAGGAGAGCTTCCGCTGCGCAGAAGACGACCTCTGGCTCACCCCCACCGCTGAGGTGCCCGTCACCTCCCTGCACCGCGGTGAGGTCATCCCCGCCGAGCAACTGCCGCTCAAGTACGTCGCCTACACCCCCTGCTTCCGCCGCGAGGCCGGCAGCTACGGCCGCGACACCCGGGGCCTCATCCGCCTGCACCAGTTCAACAAGGTGGAGCTCTACTGGTTCTGCCACCCCGACCACTCCGCGGACGCCCACCAACAGATCACCGCGGACGCCGAAGCCGTCCTTGAAGCCCTGGAGCTGCCTTACCGCAAGATCGAGCTCTGCACCGGAGACATGGGCTTCTCCGCCACCCGCACCTACGACCTCGAGGTCTGGTTGCCCGGGGCCGGCGCCTACCGCGAGATCTCCAGCTGCTCGGTCTGCGGCGACTTTCAGGCGCGCCGCTCCGCCATCCGCTGCAAGGAGGGCAAGACCACCCAGCTACTGCACACCCTCAACGGCAGTGGCCTGGCGGTGGGCCGCACCATGGCGGCCCTGCTGGAGAACGGCCAGCAGATCGACGGCTCGATCAAGATCCCCGCGGCCCTCGTGCCCTACTTCGGCGCCGAGACCATCCCCGCCGCCTAG
- the mqo gene encoding malate dehydrogenase (quinone), translating to MSERCDALLVGAGIMGATLANLLRQLDPSLKVVVLERLPQLGCESSGPMNNAGTGHAANCELNYTPEAADGSIPTGKALAINASYERSLEFWSSLVESQQLSDPAGFIRAVPHLSFVWGQANVDYLRRRFDALQAAPQFADMAWSTDAEQLREWMPLVMAGRRLHQPLAATRVARGTDVNFGSLTRALLKGVDLRLGQPVLGLERGGVGWRVQTSSGELEAPFVFLGAGGGSLPLLQRSGIPEARVYGAFPVSGQWLVCRNPKVIEAHNAKVYGKAAVGAPPMSVPHLDTRWIDGQRALLFGPYAGFSTRFLRQGSLWDLGRSIKPYNLLPTLQVGAKNFDLVRYLVGQVVQRPKQRIDSLRDFLPEVNANDWELAVAGQRVQIIKQVDGRGCLQMGTEVVSSADGSLAALLGASPGASTAVDTMVQVLQRCMGERFSSEAWQQKLKALIPSWGEELGASAERLAEIRQRSNGLLGLNA from the coding sequence ATGAGTGAACGCTGCGATGCCCTCTTGGTGGGCGCCGGGATCATGGGCGCCACCCTGGCGAACCTGCTGAGGCAGCTCGATCCCAGCCTGAAGGTGGTGGTGCTGGAGCGGCTCCCCCAACTTGGCTGCGAAAGCAGTGGGCCGATGAACAACGCCGGCACCGGCCACGCCGCCAACTGCGAGCTCAACTACACCCCGGAGGCCGCGGACGGCTCGATCCCCACCGGCAAGGCCCTGGCGATCAACGCCTCCTATGAGCGCAGCCTGGAGTTCTGGAGCTCCCTGGTGGAGAGCCAGCAGCTCAGTGATCCCGCCGGTTTCATTCGCGCGGTGCCGCACCTCAGCTTTGTTTGGGGGCAGGCCAACGTCGATTACCTGCGCCGCCGTTTTGACGCTCTGCAGGCGGCGCCCCAGTTCGCCGACATGGCCTGGAGCACCGATGCGGAGCAACTGCGGGAGTGGATGCCCTTGGTCATGGCCGGCCGCCGCCTGCACCAACCCCTGGCGGCCACCCGGGTGGCCCGCGGCACCGACGTGAACTTTGGGTCCCTCACCCGGGCCCTGCTGAAGGGCGTCGATCTGCGCTTGGGTCAGCCCGTGCTCGGGCTCGAGCGGGGTGGCGTTGGTTGGCGGGTGCAGACCAGCTCCGGTGAGCTGGAGGCACCGTTTGTCTTCCTCGGGGCCGGGGGCGGCAGCCTGCCGCTGCTGCAGCGCTCCGGCATCCCCGAGGCCCGGGTCTACGGCGCCTTCCCGGTCAGCGGCCAGTGGTTGGTCTGCCGCAACCCCAAGGTGATTGAGGCCCACAACGCCAAGGTCTATGGCAAGGCTGCGGTCGGGGCGCCGCCGATGTCCGTGCCCCACCTGGACACCCGCTGGATTGATGGCCAGCGGGCGCTGCTCTTTGGTCCCTACGCCGGGTTTAGTACTCGCTTTTTGAGGCAGGGCTCCCTTTGGGATCTGGGGCGCTCGATCAAGCCCTACAACCTGCTGCCGACCCTGCAGGTGGGGGCCAAGAACTTTGATCTGGTCCGCTACCTGGTCGGGCAGGTCGTCCAGCGCCCGAAGCAGCGGATCGACAGCCTGCGGGACTTCCTGCCCGAGGTGAACGCCAACGACTGGGAGCTGGCGGTGGCGGGCCAGCGGGTGCAGATCATCAAGCAGGTGGATGGCCGCGGTTGCCTGCAGATGGGCACCGAGGTGGTGAGCAGCGCCGATGGCTCCCTGGCGGCCCTACTGGGAGCCTCCCCCGGCGCCTCAACGGCGGTGGACACGATGGTGCAGGTGCTCCAGCGCTGCATGGGCGAGCGCTTCAGCAGCGAGGCCTGGCAGCAGAAGCTGAAGGCCCTGATTCCCTCCTGGGGTGAGGAGCTGGGGGCGAGCGCCGAGCGCCTGGCCGAGATCCGTCAGCGCAGTAACGGCCTGCTGGGGCTGAACGCCTAG